A DNA window from Haloactinospora alba contains the following coding sequences:
- a CDS encoding tyrosine-type recombinase/integrase produces the protein MNSYDVRFWSVKTNRKKNPTTGKSQVTSHTVRWTVAGREKSRTFKNREGAKNFLSDLRQAAKSGEAFDVSSGLPDSSLQGPTVTWFEHALSYVDHKWSRSSAKERISVAEGLTAVTLALVKSTQGAPDGTVLRRALRRWSFNVVQRDAPKPSEVETALRWLERNSLPLTALEDPRTVTAALDACARRLDGKPAAPEYYRRRRRAFSGALKYAVRLDRLRSNPLDDKKAEDWKPPTVVATVDRRRVANADQIRNLLDAIGNVGSTQGPRLVALYGCMYYGMLRPQEAVSLEGKSCELPEEGWGALDFEAVYSAAGKEWTDAGEVHEERGLKGRPVNTRRRVPIPPVLVSMLRTHIEQYGLASDGRLFRTYTGGKYQPSTLWRVLQVARETALTEDQVGSPLASTPYDFRHAGISLRLNAGTPPALVAEWAGHSVEVLYRVYAHCLDGDDDRWFGRIEDEMG, from the coding sequence GTGAACTCCTATGATGTGCGCTTCTGGTCGGTCAAGACCAATCGGAAAAAGAACCCCACGACGGGGAAGAGCCAGGTGACCTCCCATACGGTCCGCTGGACCGTCGCTGGCCGTGAGAAGTCCCGGACGTTCAAGAACAGGGAGGGGGCCAAGAACTTCCTTTCTGATCTTCGCCAGGCGGCGAAGAGCGGAGAAGCCTTCGACGTCAGTTCGGGTCTTCCCGACTCGTCGCTGCAGGGGCCTACGGTCACATGGTTCGAGCACGCGCTTTCGTACGTAGACCACAAATGGTCCAGATCTTCGGCAAAGGAGCGGATCTCTGTAGCGGAAGGACTGACCGCCGTAACGCTCGCCCTGGTTAAGAGCACTCAGGGAGCGCCGGACGGCACTGTGCTTCGTCGTGCGTTGCGCCGCTGGTCGTTCAACGTAGTGCAGCGTGACGCACCCAAGCCATCGGAGGTTGAAACGGCACTGCGCTGGTTGGAACGTAACTCGTTACCGCTCACAGCGTTGGAGGATCCACGAACGGTAACGGCGGCGTTGGATGCCTGCGCACGCAGACTCGATGGCAAGCCAGCCGCTCCGGAGTACTACCGCCGCCGTCGACGTGCCTTTTCCGGGGCGTTGAAGTACGCGGTTCGTCTCGACCGGCTCCGGAGCAATCCGCTCGACGACAAGAAAGCCGAGGACTGGAAACCCCCTACGGTAGTCGCGACCGTCGATCGCCGGAGGGTAGCTAATGCCGATCAGATACGGAACCTTCTGGATGCCATCGGGAACGTTGGTAGTACCCAGGGTCCGCGACTGGTGGCGCTGTACGGATGTATGTACTACGGCATGCTCCGGCCGCAGGAAGCTGTCTCTCTTGAGGGGAAGTCCTGTGAACTTCCCGAGGAAGGATGGGGAGCGCTGGACTTCGAGGCTGTTTACTCGGCAGCGGGCAAAGAGTGGACCGATGCTGGTGAGGTCCACGAGGAACGTGGGCTGAAGGGAAGGCCGGTCAATACTCGTCGTCGTGTCCCGATCCCGCCTGTTCTCGTATCCATGCTGCGTACGCATATCGAACAGTACGGTCTCGCTTCGGACGGTCGGCTGTTCCGCACATACACAGGAGGGAAGTACCAACCCTCCACGCTGTGGCGGGTGCTGCAAGTAGCCAGGGAAACCGCCCTCACAGAAGATCAGGTAGGTTCACCGCTGGCTTCCACCCCGTACGACTTCCGGCACGCTGGGATCTCGCTGCGGTTGAACGCCGGCACTCCTCCGGCGCTGGTCGCGGAGTGGGCCGGACACAGTGTGGAAGTGCTGTACCGGGTCTACGCCCATTGCTTGGACGGTGATGACGACCGTTGGTTCGGGCGCATCGAAGACGAGATGGGGTAA